A single region of the Marinobacter nanhaiticus D15-8W genome encodes:
- a CDS encoding zinc-dependent alcohol dehydrogenase family protein, with protein MVIEQFGEPDVFVEREVETPEPQSGQVRIRVVASSANPIETKIRSGFVRSGPEMPAILNGDVAGIVDKVGPGVTRFAEGDEVFGCAGGVRGWQGALADFMIADERVLAKRTAKIKLPLEQCAALPLVFLTAWTALADRGGLKAGEFALIHAGTGGVGHAAIQIARHLGARVATTVSSEEKAELAQSLGAEDIIFYRDEAVDHYVTRLTGGSGFDLVFDTVGGENLDRSIEATGVSRRLCSINTRSTHDLSQLHAKNLSLHVIFRSVPLLHGIGMDDQPRLLDNLTQMLEEDAVRPLIDSQTFAFTDVAEAHRRLEKGQALGKILLVR; from the coding sequence ATGGTTATCGAACAGTTCGGCGAACCTGATGTTTTTGTTGAGCGGGAGGTGGAAACACCGGAGCCCCAGTCGGGCCAGGTCCGTATCCGGGTCGTCGCCTCCAGCGCCAATCCGATCGAGACCAAGATCCGTTCCGGTTTCGTTCGCTCCGGCCCGGAGATGCCCGCGATCCTGAACGGCGACGTGGCGGGCATCGTGGACAAGGTCGGCCCTGGTGTTACGCGTTTCGCCGAGGGCGATGAGGTCTTCGGCTGTGCGGGCGGTGTCCGAGGCTGGCAGGGAGCACTGGCGGATTTCATGATCGCCGATGAACGAGTGCTGGCCAAACGGACGGCGAAGATCAAGTTGCCGTTGGAGCAATGCGCTGCCTTGCCGCTGGTCTTCCTCACGGCCTGGACCGCGCTGGCGGATCGCGGCGGCCTCAAGGCCGGTGAGTTTGCGTTGATTCACGCGGGTACGGGGGGCGTTGGCCATGCGGCGATCCAGATTGCCCGGCATCTGGGCGCTCGGGTTGCGACAACGGTTTCCTCGGAAGAGAAAGCCGAACTGGCCCAATCGCTTGGCGCGGAGGATATTATTTTCTACCGAGACGAGGCGGTGGACCATTACGTCACACGTCTGACGGGTGGCAGCGGCTTCGACCTGGTATTCGACACCGTGGGCGGAGAAAACCTTGACCGCTCGATTGAAGCAACAGGCGTTTCACGTCGGCTCTGTTCGATCAATACCCGGTCGACACATGACCTGTCTCAACTGCACGCAAAGAACCTCTCGCTTCACGTGATCTTCCGGTCGGTGCCGCTACTGCACGGTATTGGTATGGACGATCAGCCACGCCTGCTGGACAACCTCACGCAGATGCTTGAGGAGGATGCCGTCAGGCCGCTGATCGACTCGCAGACCTTTGCATTCACCGACGTTGCCGAGGCTCATCGGAGACTGGAAAAGGGTCAGGCACTCGGCAAGATCCTGCTGGTGAGATGA
- a CDS encoding sulfite exporter TauE/SafE family protein, whose product MTVVEIGALVLLGGVAGFINVLSAGGSMLTLPLLMFLGLPPQVANGTNRVAITLQSVTAVGSFFRGGHGNLGVSLRLAIPAILGSLLGAWIATWISREVFEFVLVAAMIGASAFMLLPQPQLDTRPLTPDRLGPVIYLAMFLIGLYGGFIQVGVGALFIVVLYRMLRIDLRQVNVFKVAIILLYTLPALAIFAINDQVWWGTGLLLATGNITGAMLAVKVNMGPKGAQWIKWLTLVMVAAILVRLIFY is encoded by the coding sequence ATGACTGTAGTAGAGATCGGAGCGCTGGTGCTCCTCGGCGGTGTGGCGGGGTTTATCAATGTGTTGTCCGCGGGTGGCTCGATGCTGACCCTACCGCTGCTGATGTTCCTCGGGTTGCCACCGCAGGTGGCAAACGGTACCAACCGGGTGGCCATTACCCTGCAAAGCGTCACGGCGGTCGGCAGTTTCTTCCGCGGTGGTCATGGCAACCTGGGCGTCAGCCTCCGGCTGGCGATTCCAGCGATACTGGGCTCGTTGCTGGGGGCCTGGATTGCCACCTGGATTTCCCGGGAGGTCTTCGAATTCGTGCTCGTGGCAGCCATGATCGGCGCCTCGGCCTTTATGCTCCTGCCCCAACCTCAACTGGATACCCGACCATTGACGCCGGATCGGCTTGGGCCGGTTATCTATCTGGCGATGTTCCTGATCGGCCTGTACGGAGGCTTTATCCAGGTAGGCGTGGGCGCGCTGTTTATTGTCGTACTCTACCGTATGCTCAGGATCGACCTGCGCCAGGTCAACGTCTTCAAGGTCGCAATCATCCTGCTGTATACCCTGCCGGCGCTGGCGATATTCGCAATCAATGATCAGGTGTGGTGGGGCACTGGCCTGTTGCTGGCCACCGGCAATATCACTGGCGCCATGCTGGCGGTTAAAGTCAATATGGGTCCGAAAGGCGCCCAATGGATCAAGTGGCTGACGCTGGTCATGGTCGCCGCCATTCTGGTCAGACTGATTTTCTATTGA
- a CDS encoding NuoB/complex I 20 kDa subunit family protein encodes MSYTLTRADDAVAAETDHYPLGQRRKVEDPIKRQLERNVFTGKLEEVLNSAVNWGRKNSLWPYNFGLSCCYVEMTTAFTAPHDIARFGSEVIRASPRQADFMVIAGTCFIKMAPVIQQLYDQMLEPKWVISMGSCANSGGMYDIYSVVQGVDKFLPVDVYVPGCPPRPEAFLQGLQLLRDSIGEERRPLSWVVGDQGVYRADMPSQRLKHRDRRIQATELRSPDSL; translated from the coding sequence ATGTCATACACCCTGACACGGGCTGATGACGCTGTGGCCGCGGAAACCGACCATTATCCGCTCGGCCAACGCCGCAAAGTAGAGGACCCCATCAAGCGTCAGCTTGAACGCAATGTCTTCACCGGCAAGCTTGAGGAGGTGCTCAACTCGGCGGTGAACTGGGGCCGGAAGAACTCCCTCTGGCCCTACAATTTCGGACTCTCCTGCTGTTACGTGGAAATGACCACGGCCTTCACGGCGCCCCACGATATCGCCCGGTTCGGCTCCGAGGTCATCCGTGCCTCCCCGCGTCAGGCGGATTTCATGGTGATTGCGGGTACCTGTTTCATCAAGATGGCACCGGTGATCCAGCAGCTCTACGACCAGATGCTCGAACCCAAGTGGGTTATTTCCATGGGTTCCTGCGCAAATTCCGGCGGCATGTACGATATTTATTCAGTAGTGCAGGGCGTGGATAAGTTCCTGCCTGTCGATGTTTATGTGCCCGGTTGCCCGCCGCGGCCTGAGGCGTTCCTGCAAGGCTTGCAACTGCTGCGGGACTCCATCGGCGAAGAGCGGCGGCCCCTGTCCTGGGTTGTGGGGGATCAGGGGGTCTACAGGGCGGATATGCCGTCACAACGTTTGAAGCACAGGGATCGCCGCATACAGGCGACGGAGTTACGTAGTCCCGACAGCCTATAG
- a CDS encoding NADH-quinone oxidoreductase subunit A produces the protein MDQPVTAVIAEYWAIGLFIFAVLALCAFMIGASMLLGGRSRGRSKDIPFESGVIGTGSARQRFSVKFYLVAMLFVIFDIEAVFLFAWAVSVREVGWVGFWGAAIFIFVLLAGLLYDSRVGALDWAPKGRKPSTSRSR, from the coding sequence ATGGATCAGCCTGTAACTGCGGTGATCGCTGAATACTGGGCCATCGGACTCTTCATTTTTGCGGTTCTGGCTCTGTGTGCCTTTATGATCGGCGCGTCCATGCTATTGGGCGGCCGCAGTCGCGGGCGCAGCAAAGACATTCCCTTCGAATCCGGCGTTATCGGCACGGGCAGTGCCAGGCAGCGCTTTTCCGTCAAGTTCTATCTGGTTGCGATGCTGTTCGTGATCTTCGATATCGAAGCCGTCTTCCTTTTTGCCTGGGCGGTGTCCGTGCGTGAAGTCGGCTGGGTTGGTTTCTGGGGCGCCGCAATTTTTATTTTCGTCCTGTTGGCCGGTCTGCTTTACGACAGCCGGGTTGGCGCTCTGGATTGGGCGCCAAAAGGCCGCAAACCGTCAACGAGCAGGTCGCGATGA